The Gehongia tenuis sequence GCCCCTCTCGCTCACCGCCCGGGAGTTTGAAATTTTAGCCCTCCTCATGCGTTCTCCCGAACGGGTCTACACGAGGGAGAACCTTTACGAGCAGGTCTGGAACGGCGCCTATCTGGGCGAGGACAACACGGTGAACGTCCACATCTCGAACATTCGCCAGAAGCTTACCAGGCTGGACCCCGGCGCCGACTACATCAAGACCGTATGGGGCATCGGCTTTAAGATGAACACGGAGAAGCTTTAAGAATTCTTTAGACTTTCTTGAGGGCGCTTTAAGATTTGTCCTTCACAATAGGGGATGAACAAAGATGAAAGGACTGATCCAGCGTGAGCACAACTCTTTTGAAAACGCGGGGACTGACCAAGAAATACGGCCAGTTCTACGCGCTTCATGATGTGGATATCGCCGTGAACAAGGGCGAGATCTACGGGCTTGTGGGCAAGAACGGAGCCGGCAAGACCACCCTTCTACGCATGATTTCCGGGCAGGCCATGCCCACAGACGGCGAGGTCGAGCTTTTCGGCGAGACCACGGCGCGGGGCCTTGAGCGGGCCCGGCACAGGACGGGCGCCATGATCGAGACGCCCAGCTTTTATCCCTACCTGACGGCGGCGCAGAACCTTGAATATTACCGGATTCAGCGGGGCGTGGCCGGCCGGAAGGTGGTGGAGGATATCCTCGCCCAGGTGGAACTGGACAAGGCGGGCCGCAAGAAGTTCAAGGATTTTTCCCTGGGCATGAAGCAGCGCCTGGGTCTCGCCCTGGCGATGATGGATAACCCCGATCTTCTGATCCTGGATGAGCCGGTGAACGGCCTCGATCCCACCGGCATCGTGGAATTCAGAAACCTCTTGCTCCGTCTGAGCCACGAGCGGGGCATCACCATTCTCATCTCCTCCCACATCCTATCCGAACTGGCCAATATGGCCACCAGCTTCGGCTTTTTGGACCATGGCGCACTGCTGCAGCAGATCGCTGCGGAGGAACTGCAAAAAC is a genomic window containing:
- a CDS encoding ABC transporter ATP-binding protein encodes the protein MSTTLLKTRGLTKKYGQFYALHDVDIAVNKGEIYGLVGKNGAGKTTLLRMISGQAMPTDGEVELFGETTARGLERARHRTGAMIETPSFYPYLTAAQNLEYYRIQRGVAGRKVVEDILAQVELDKAGRKKFKDFSLGMKQRLGLALAMMDNPDLLILDEPVNGLDPTGIVEFRNLLLRLSHERGITILISSHILSELANMATSFGFLDHGALLQQIAAEELQKRCRQYVELVVSDGERTAAILERQLHCEEYEVLPGGVIHLYQYLDEPAKVASAVVPEGIQLYSMEVKGSNLEDYFLKLIGGGDRV